From Gemmatimonadales bacterium, a single genomic window includes:
- a CDS encoding Rne/Rng family ribonuclease: MKREILINGAPRETRVAILEDDTLVELLVDRPDARRSVGDIYLGKVDAVLPGIQAAFVDIGHEKSAFLHASDLVEPDEDEDEDAEEVDPREEQNGEGKPENGEKGNGGRGNGGEGRRGKLPPIQDIVKRGETMLVQVSKEPIGTKGPRVTRQISIPGRFLVYMPYASKVGVSRKIESREERARLRQMVTNILPQESGGVIVRTVGEELTEDHFKRELDSLLKLWKKITKKATFVRAPALVQRETSLTRGIIRDLFSAKVDHLAVDSKELHTEILNYLDQVGPELKERVEFHGASTPLFDKHDIESEIRDLFKRRVDLPSGGHILIEHTEALVSIDVNTGRYTGKKDPEKTILKTNVDAAREIARQLRLRDIGGIIVCDFIDMETRGNRERVLQELRQVLARDRARTRAFAVSDLGLIEMTRQRVRPSLYQSMTQACPTCAGSGRVFLPETVVRRLERSLKRASAENRDKRMTVRLHPEVALYLLEEEPHFLKTLIKQTGIDLEVRDDPMMKLDEFKLMSQPAGRDVTEAYLVA; encoded by the coding sequence TTGAAACGCGAGATTCTGATCAACGGCGCCCCGCGCGAGACGCGCGTGGCGATCCTCGAGGACGACACCCTAGTTGAGCTGCTGGTCGATCGTCCCGATGCCCGCCGCTCGGTGGGCGACATCTACCTCGGCAAGGTCGATGCGGTCCTGCCCGGCATCCAGGCAGCCTTCGTTGACATAGGACACGAGAAGAGCGCCTTCCTGCACGCTTCGGACCTCGTCGAGCCCGACGAGGATGAAGACGAGGACGCTGAGGAGGTGGATCCTCGAGAAGAGCAGAACGGCGAAGGCAAGCCGGAGAACGGCGAGAAGGGCAACGGCGGCCGGGGCAACGGCGGCGAGGGCCGACGCGGCAAGCTCCCGCCCATCCAGGACATCGTCAAGCGCGGCGAGACCATGCTGGTCCAGGTCTCCAAGGAGCCCATCGGCACCAAGGGCCCGCGCGTCACCCGGCAGATCTCCATTCCCGGTCGGTTCCTCGTCTACATGCCGTACGCCTCCAAGGTGGGGGTGAGCCGCAAGATCGAGTCGCGCGAGGAGCGGGCACGGCTGCGGCAAATGGTCACGAACATCCTGCCCCAGGAATCGGGCGGCGTCATCGTCCGGACAGTGGGCGAGGAGCTGACCGAGGACCACTTCAAGCGCGAGCTGGACTCACTGCTCAAGCTTTGGAAGAAGATCACCAAGAAGGCGACGTTCGTGCGCGCGCCGGCGCTGGTGCAGCGCGAGACCAGCCTCACGCGGGGCATCATCCGCGACCTCTTCTCCGCCAAGGTCGACCATCTCGCGGTGGACTCGAAGGAGCTCCACACCGAGATCCTGAACTACCTCGACCAAGTGGGGCCGGAGCTCAAGGAGCGGGTCGAGTTCCACGGCGCGTCCACCCCGCTGTTCGACAAGCACGACATCGAGAGCGAGATCCGGGACCTCTTCAAGCGCCGGGTGGACCTGCCGTCCGGCGGACACATCCTGATCGAGCACACCGAGGCGCTGGTCTCCATCGACGTCAACACCGGGCGCTACACCGGCAAGAAGGACCCCGAGAAGACCATCCTCAAGACCAACGTCGATGCGGCGCGGGAGATCGCGCGGCAGCTGCGGCTCCGCGACATCGGCGGGATCATAGTGTGCGACTTCATCGACATGGAGACGCGCGGCAACCGCGAGCGGGTGCTCCAGGAGCTGCGGCAGGTCCTGGCGCGCGACCGGGCCCGGACCCGGGCTTTCGCGGTCTCGGACCTCGGCCTCATCGAGATGACGCGGCAGCGGGTGCGGCCGTCGCTCTACCAGAGCATGACCCAGGCCTGCCCGACGTGCGCGGGCTCGGGGCGCGTCTTCCTGCCTGAGACCGTGGTGCGGCGGCTGGAGCGGTCGCTCAAGCGGGCGTCGGCGGAGAACCGCGACAAACGCATGACCGTGCGACTGCATCCCGAGGTGGCGCTGTACCTGTTGGAGGAGGAGCCGCACTTCCTCAAGACGCTCATCAAGCAGACCGGGATCGACCTCGAGGTCCGGGACGACCCGATGATGAAGCTGGACGAGTTCAAGCTGATGAGCCAGCCGGCGGGCCGGGACGTGACCGAGGCGTATCTGGTGGCGTGA
- the rplU gene encoding 50S ribosomal protein L21 translates to MYAIFRTAGKQFRAEPGRTVRIPSVTAEPGTKLTFAEVLLGSDGSTVKAGVPVIAGAKVTAEIVRHGKDKKIVVFKYKRRKGYARKQGHRQGFTEVRIESVELG, encoded by the coding sequence ATGTACGCGATCTTCAGGACAGCCGGCAAACAGTTCAGGGCGGAACCGGGGCGCACCGTGCGCATTCCTTCGGTTACCGCCGAGCCGGGCACCAAGCTGACGTTCGCCGAAGTGCTCCTCGGCTCCGATGGCTCCACCGTAAAGGCCGGCGTGCCGGTCATCGCGGGCGCCAAAGTGACCGCCGAGATCGTCCGTCACGGCAAGGACAAGAAGATAGTGGTGTTCAAGTACAAGCGGCGGAAGGGCTACGCGCGCAAGCAGGGCCACCGGCAGGGCTTCACGGAAGTACGGATTGAGTCGGTCGAGCTGGGTTGA
- a CDS encoding insulinase family protein has protein sequence MRAPGIALAAAAMMAVPSVAAAQVPTTPPAPTALRPVRFPPFVNARLANGVSLVVVENHEQPVVTVSLAVPAGGRYEPADRSGLAGMVATLLTKGTESRTADQIAAEVEGAGGGIGAGAGNDFLSITVSTLTANLPQAMNVLADVVAHANFPATEVDLARTQALSTLQLTLSQPAAIAQRIFDREVYGEHPYGRSETQASLRAITRDDIVRFFNERVKPAGALLVVAGDVQPAAVRRLASEALGTWQGAPAPAAAEPAVPVRAATEIVLVHKPGAVQSNIVAGFPFITPRDPTFYALTVMNRVLGGGADARLFMILREQKGWTYGAYSGFTRPRGIGRFAATAEVRTPVTDSSLAELLHQLNRIRTETPPDSEITGAKNYLVGRFPLSIETPEEIAGAVASARLLGLPDDYVIRYRERLAAVTAAQIQAAARRHLTTDRMVIVVVGDGPSILNGLKAQGLPVRIVDVEGRPMTEADLTPRADGVAWARERIEPGTVTYRVLLQGNPFGQQTRSISQATEGGRPVLRVITASNLGPIINQSDTTAMDAATLAPLRVRQGGTVQGQATSLSLDYDGMHVRGQGHTPRPGGAARDVTVDTTLAAGTVDNDQLGLLITALPLAAGGRWTFAAFDGAENTVRTMAVSVSGEESVTTPAGTFACWRVEVNGGQIPVVFFVPKEAPYAHVKLELVGPPVVFELTGRN, from the coding sequence ATGCGCGCTCCTGGAATCGCCCTGGCCGCCGCAGCCATGATGGCAGTGCCGTCCGTGGCCGCCGCGCAGGTCCCGACCACGCCTCCGGCCCCGACGGCGCTGCGCCCAGTGCGCTTCCCGCCGTTCGTCAACGCGCGCCTGGCCAATGGCGTGAGCCTCGTCGTGGTCGAGAACCACGAGCAGCCGGTGGTCACCGTGTCCCTCGCCGTGCCCGCCGGCGGACGGTACGAGCCCGCCGACCGGAGCGGCCTGGCGGGCATGGTCGCCACGCTGCTCACCAAGGGAACCGAAAGCCGCACCGCCGACCAGATCGCCGCCGAGGTCGAGGGCGCGGGTGGCGGGATCGGCGCCGGCGCGGGCAACGACTTCCTGTCCATCACGGTCTCGACCCTGACCGCGAACCTCCCGCAGGCGATGAACGTGCTCGCCGACGTGGTGGCGCACGCCAACTTCCCCGCCACCGAGGTGGACCTCGCCCGGACGCAGGCGCTGTCCACCCTCCAGCTCACGCTCTCCCAACCGGCGGCGATCGCGCAACGCATATTCGACCGCGAGGTCTACGGCGAGCACCCGTACGGCCGCAGCGAGACGCAGGCTTCGCTCCGGGCCATCACCCGGGACGACATCGTGCGCTTCTTCAACGAGCGGGTGAAGCCCGCGGGCGCGCTCCTGGTGGTGGCCGGCGACGTGCAGCCGGCCGCGGTGCGCCGGCTGGCCTCCGAAGCCCTCGGAACCTGGCAAGGCGCTCCGGCGCCGGCCGCGGCGGAGCCCGCGGTCCCCGTACGCGCCGCCACGGAGATCGTGTTGGTGCACAAGCCCGGCGCGGTGCAGTCGAACATCGTCGCGGGCTTTCCCTTCATCACGCCGCGTGACCCGACGTTCTACGCGCTCACGGTCATGAACCGCGTCCTGGGCGGCGGCGCCGACGCGCGGCTGTTCATGATCCTGCGCGAGCAGAAAGGCTGGACGTACGGCGCCTATTCGGGCTTCACACGCCCGCGCGGCATCGGCCGCTTCGCCGCCACCGCCGAGGTCCGTACGCCCGTGACCGACAGCTCGCTGGCCGAGCTGCTCCACCAGCTGAACCGCATCCGCACCGAGACGCCGCCCGACAGCGAGATCACGGGGGCGAAGAACTACCTCGTGGGCCGCTTCCCTCTCAGCATTGAGACGCCGGAGGAGATCGCCGGCGCGGTGGCGAGCGCGCGGCTCCTAGGCCTGCCGGACGACTACGTGATCCGCTACCGCGAGCGGCTGGCCGCCGTGACCGCCGCCCAGATCCAGGCCGCGGCTCGCCGGCACCTCACGACCGACAGGATGGTGATCGTCGTAGTGGGCGACGGACCGAGCATCTTGAACGGCCTCAAGGCGCAGGGCCTTCCGGTCCGCATCGTGGACGTCGAGGGCCGGCCGATGACCGAGGCGGACCTCACGCCTCGCGCCGACGGCGTGGCGTGGGCGCGCGAGCGAATCGAGCCCGGGACGGTGACGTACCGGGTCCTCCTGCAGGGCAACCCGTTCGGCCAGCAGACGCGTTCCATCTCCCAGGCGACTGAAGGAGGCCGGCCGGTACTGCGCGTGATCACCGCCTCCAACCTTGGCCCGATCATCAACCAGAGCGACACGACCGCGATGGACGCCGCGACCCTCGCACCGCTACGGGTCCGGCAGGGCGGCACGGTGCAGGGCCAGGCGACGTCGCTCAGTCTGGACTACGACGGGATGCACGTGAGGGGCCAGGGCCACACGCCGAGACCCGGCGGCGCCGCCCGCGACGTCACGGTGGACACGACACTCGCCGCCGGCACCGTTGACAACGATCAGCTTGGCCTGTTGATCACCGCCCTGCCCCTCGCGGCCGGCGGCCGCTGGACCTTCGCGGCCTTCGACGGCGCCGAGAACACGGTCCGGACGATGGCGGTGAGCGTGAGCGGCGAGGAGTCCGTCACGACGCCCGCCGGGACCTTCGCTTGCTGGCGGGTGGAAGTGAACGGGGGGCAGATACCGGTGGTGTTCTTCGTGCCGAAGGAGGCGCCGTACGCGCACGTGAAGCTGGAACTCGTCGGGCCACCGGTCGTGTTCGAGTTGACAGGAAGAAACTAG
- a CDS encoding pitrilysin family protein: MISSGQGCRVAAVRSLQATGLACLLAALPLQGLSAQNAGRIPFETYTLPNGLRVVLSEDRSTPIVTVNVWYHVGSANERVRRSGFAHLFEHMMFQGSANVRKAEHFQLVERAGGEMNGSTNEDRTNYFETLPSNRLNLGLWLEADRMRSLAITQENFENQRQAVKEERRLRVDNQPYQRVLLEALTVPFDSTGCFAYAHTVIGDMSDLDSARVEDVQEFFRANYAPNNAVLTIVGDFDAAQARRLVEQYYGDIPRQADIADVRCETRYGTGTRRVDATDNNANLPAVVLVYKVPPRSDADAPALDLLTTILGGGESSRLNRRLVRSERSALASAGFANLRRGPGVLLLFGIANQGVEASRVEVQLNEEVDRLRSDSIAEAELAKARNQYRAGAIRSRQSTMGVAETLQGALRFQGSLEAANTETDRYMAVTVADLRRVAQRYLMPENRLTVVVNPPANRGGSN, from the coding sequence GTGATCAGTAGTGGGCAGGGTTGCAGAGTTGCAGCGGTTCGCAGCTTGCAGGCGACAGGACTGGCCTGCCTCCTGGCTGCCCTTCCGCTCCAGGGACTGAGTGCCCAGAACGCCGGGCGCATCCCGTTCGAGACGTACACGCTGCCCAACGGGCTGCGCGTGGTGCTGTCGGAGGATCGCTCGACCCCCATCGTGACGGTGAACGTCTGGTACCACGTGGGGAGCGCGAACGAGCGGGTGCGGCGGTCCGGCTTCGCGCATCTCTTCGAGCACATGATGTTCCAGGGGTCAGCCAACGTGCGGAAGGCCGAGCACTTCCAGCTGGTCGAGCGCGCCGGCGGCGAGATGAACGGCTCGACCAATGAAGACCGCACCAACTACTTCGAGACACTGCCCTCCAACCGGCTCAACCTCGGCCTGTGGCTCGAGGCGGACCGGATGCGCTCGCTGGCCATCACGCAGGAGAACTTCGAGAACCAGCGCCAGGCGGTGAAGGAGGAGCGCCGGCTTCGGGTGGACAACCAGCCGTACCAACGGGTACTCCTGGAGGCCCTCACAGTGCCGTTCGACTCGACGGGCTGCTTCGCCTATGCGCACACGGTGATCGGCGACATGAGCGACCTCGACTCGGCCCGGGTCGAGGACGTGCAGGAATTCTTCCGCGCCAACTATGCCCCCAACAACGCTGTGCTGACGATCGTGGGCGACTTCGATGCGGCCCAGGCTCGACGGCTGGTCGAGCAGTACTACGGCGACATCCCGCGCCAGGCCGACATTGCGGACGTGCGGTGCGAGACGCGCTACGGTACCGGTACCCGCCGCGTGGACGCGACCGACAACAACGCCAACCTCCCGGCGGTCGTGCTCGTCTACAAGGTGCCGCCGCGGTCCGACGCCGACGCCCCCGCGCTCGACCTGCTGACCACCATCTTGGGTGGCGGCGAGTCGTCCCGCCTCAACCGGCGGCTGGTGCGCAGCGAGCGCTCGGCCCTCGCTTCCGCCGGCTTCGCCAACCTGCGACGCGGGCCGGGCGTACTGCTCCTATTCGGCATCGCCAACCAGGGCGTCGAGGCCTCGCGCGTCGAGGTCCAGCTGAACGAGGAGGTGGACCGGTTGCGCAGCGACTCGATCGCCGAGGCCGAGTTGGCCAAGGCGCGCAACCAGTACCGCGCCGGAGCCATCCGCTCGCGCCAGAGCACCATGGGCGTCGCCGAGACGCTCCAAGGCGCGCTGCGCTTCCAGGGCAGCCTCGAGGCTGCCAACACGGAGACCGATCGCTACATGGCCGTGACCGTCGCCGACCTGCGCCGCGTGGCGCAGCGCTACCTGATGCCGGAGAACCGGCTCACCGTCGTCGTGAACCCGCCGGCTAACCGGGGAGGGAGCAACTGA
- a CDS encoding amidohydrolase family protein — protein MSSPEAAGVTDVHVHIQPWRQMKPAVMEAMRRGKEDHWEFLLALMDDPKLLLDIMDKSGIWRVGMVNYPSPDLMGFTDETNTFAARYAEAAPERLLPYGGVHPRFAGDINAQVDELLELGIRCLKIHPSHQLFPANAHTQGMQTLGAIYRRCEDRGLPVMIHTGTSIFPGARNKYGNPMELDDVAIDFPDLTIIMAHGGRPLWMDEAFFILRRHRNVYLDVSGIPPLKITEYFPRLGEIADRVLWGTDWPSPGVRDLKTNLDQFMSLALSPDVKTAVTCTNPLKVFPQ, from the coding sequence GTGAGCAGCCCTGAAGCCGCGGGCGTCACCGACGTCCACGTCCACATCCAGCCGTGGCGGCAGATGAAGCCCGCCGTCATGGAGGCCATGCGGCGGGGCAAGGAGGACCACTGGGAGTTCCTCCTCGCGCTCATGGACGACCCGAAACTCCTGCTCGACATCATGGACAAGTCGGGGATCTGGCGGGTGGGGATGGTGAACTACCCGAGTCCCGACCTGATGGGCTTCACCGACGAGACCAACACCTTCGCGGCGCGCTACGCCGAGGCAGCGCCGGAGCGGCTGCTGCCGTACGGCGGCGTCCACCCCCGCTTCGCCGGCGACATCAATGCCCAGGTGGACGAGCTGCTGGAGCTGGGCATCCGATGCCTCAAGATCCACCCGTCGCACCAGCTCTTCCCGGCCAACGCGCACACCCAGGGGATGCAGACGCTGGGCGCTATCTACCGGCGCTGCGAGGACCGCGGCTTGCCGGTGATGATCCATACCGGCACCAGCATCTTCCCCGGGGCGCGCAACAAGTACGGCAACCCGATGGAGCTCGACGACGTCGCCATAGACTTCCCCGACCTCACCATCATCATGGCGCACGGCGGCCGGCCACTCTGGATGGACGAAGCGTTTTTCATTCTGAGGCGTCACCGGAACGTGTACCTGGACGTGTCGGGCATTCCGCCGCTCAAGATCACGGAGTACTTTCCCCGCCTCGGCGAGATCGCGGATCGCGTGCTGTGGGGGACGGACTGGCCGAGCCCCGGAGTGCGCGATCTGAAGACCAACCTCGATCAGTTCATGAGCCTGGCGTTGTCGCCGGACGTCAAGACGGCGGTAACGTGCACCAATCCGCTGAAGGTGTTCCCACAGTAA
- a CDS encoding acyl-CoA dehydrogenase: protein MDDALFFNQHHLEVREMVRDFARNEIAPVAREHDATSEFPWATVKKMADLGLLGVPWPEELGGAGMDYLSYITTVHELAKVDASHGLTVSAHTTLGTSPIMDFGTDAQKRRYVPLLAAGKVLGGFGLTEPGAGSDAGGTATTAVDQGDHYLLNGSKIFITHAGVGEIFVCTARTTPGKTNRGITAFIVTKETVDQAAAAKHGMGHEPSLTWTPGVRAGKKEDKMGWRASDTRELYFEDAVVPKENLLGAVGEGFVQFLKTLDSGRIGIAALSLGIAEGAYEEALKYTSVRKQFGRPVASFQGVSFALADMAMEIEAGKLLTYHAAWLKQNDRPHKKEAAMAKLYCSELAMRTTIKAVQLHGGYGYTTEYPVERMMRDAKVCEIGEGTSEIQRLVIARQILGNLLQD, encoded by the coding sequence ATGGACGACGCCCTCTTCTTCAACCAGCACCACCTCGAAGTGCGCGAGATGGTGCGTGATTTCGCCCGGAACGAGATCGCTCCCGTCGCCCGCGAGCACGATGCGACCTCGGAGTTCCCCTGGGCGACGGTCAAGAAGATGGCCGACCTCGGCTTGCTCGGCGTGCCGTGGCCCGAGGAGCTGGGCGGCGCCGGCATGGACTACCTCTCTTACATCACTACGGTCCACGAGCTGGCCAAGGTGGACGCGTCGCACGGCCTCACCGTATCCGCCCATACCACCCTCGGCACGTCGCCCATCATGGACTTCGGCACCGATGCGCAGAAGCGGCGGTACGTGCCGCTGCTCGCCGCGGGCAAGGTCTTGGGCGGGTTCGGACTCACCGAGCCCGGCGCGGGTTCTGACGCGGGCGGCACCGCCACGACGGCGGTGGACCAGGGCGACCACTACCTCCTCAACGGTTCCAAGATCTTCATCACCCACGCCGGCGTCGGCGAGATCTTCGTGTGCACGGCGCGTACGACTCCCGGCAAGACGAATCGGGGGATCACCGCGTTCATCGTCACCAAGGAAACGGTGGACCAGGCCGCCGCGGCCAAGCATGGCATGGGCCACGAGCCATCCCTCACCTGGACGCCAGGGGTGAGGGCGGGGAAGAAGGAAGACAAAATGGGCTGGCGGGCCAGCGACACCCGCGAGCTGTACTTCGAGGACGCCGTCGTGCCGAAGGAGAACCTCCTCGGCGCGGTCGGCGAGGGATTCGTCCAGTTCCTCAAGACCCTGGACTCGGGGCGCATCGGCATCGCCGCCCTGTCCCTCGGCATCGCCGAGGGGGCGTATGAGGAGGCGCTCAAGTACACCAGCGTCAGAAAGCAGTTCGGAAGGCCGGTCGCCAGCTTCCAGGGCGTGAGTTTCGCCCTCGCGGACATGGCGATGGAGATCGAGGCAGGGAAGCTCCTCACTTACCATGCCGCCTGGCTCAAGCAGAACGACCGGCCGCACAAGAAGGAGGCAGCCATGGCCAAGCTGTACTGCTCCGAGCTGGCCATGCGCACCACCATCAAGGCTGTCCAACTCCACGGTGGGTACGGATACACGACCGAGTACCCGGTCGAGCGGATGATGCGGGACGCCAAGGTGTGCGAGATCGGGGAGGGGACCAGCGAGATCCAGCGGCTCGTCATCGCCCGCCAGATTCTGGGGAATCTGCTTCAGGATTGA
- the rpmA gene encoding 50S ribosomal protein L27 codes for MAHKKGVGSSRNGRDSGPQYLGVKRYGGEQVGAGNIIVRQRGTNIHAGQNVGKGVDHTLFALVDGVVKFEWQSKNRRQVSVYPAA; via the coding sequence ATGGCTCACAAGAAGGGCGTAGGCAGTAGCCGCAACGGTCGCGACTCGGGACCGCAGTACCTGGGCGTGAAACGTTATGGCGGCGAGCAGGTGGGAGCGGGCAACATCATCGTGCGGCAGCGTGGCACCAACATCCATGCCGGCCAGAACGTCGGCAAGGGCGTGGACCACACCTTGTTCGCACTGGTTGACGGCGTGGTGAAGTTCGAGTGGCAGTCGAAGAACCGGCGGCAGGTGAGCGTTTATCCGGCCGCGTAG
- a CDS encoding amidohydrolase family protein yields the protein MIGRQGELQSCRVAAVGRFKWAGTLGRLLLLTLMSAVAPFRPSALSAQVIAITGGRVIPVFGPPIENGTVLIRDSMIVAVGANVVIPEGARRIDARGKIVTPGLIDANTQIGLVEIPLGTLTQELGVQGPVAASFNVAEGINPASVLIPVNRVEGITSALVVPSGPFLAGQSVFVDLAGETIDQMIAGSPVAMHVTLDETSKEAGSGARAGTLARLRRILGDARAYASRRADFERRQMRDLAASQADLEALQPVLAGRMPLVVTAHRVFDIRNAMRVAREFGLRIVLAGATEGWEIADEIARAGVPVLVEPIANIPSFNQLGARYENAARLAAAGVRIAIVTGGYGDGTTHNVRLIKQEAGTAVSYGLPYESALYAVTLAPAEIFGMSDRYGSLQPGRVANVVVWSGDPFEFSTGVEHVFIRGREIPLTSRQTELLERYRTLPPRW from the coding sequence GTGATCGGTCGGCAGGGAGAGTTGCAGAGTTGCAGAGTTGCAGCGGTCGGCAGGTTCAAGTGGGCAGGTACGCTTGGGCGGCTCCTGCTGCTCACCTTGATGTCCGCCGTTGCGCCGTTCCGCCCTTCCGCCCTTTCCGCCCAGGTCATCGCCATCACCGGCGGCCGCGTCATCCCGGTCTTCGGCCCGCCGATCGAGAACGGCACGGTTCTGATCCGCGACAGCATGATCGTGGCGGTCGGGGCGAACGTGGTGATCCCCGAGGGCGCCCGGCGCATCGACGCGCGCGGGAAGATCGTGACGCCGGGGCTCATCGACGCCAACACGCAGATCGGCCTGGTCGAGATCCCGCTGGGGACCCTGACGCAGGAGCTGGGCGTTCAGGGCCCGGTGGCCGCGAGCTTCAACGTGGCCGAGGGCATCAACCCGGCGTCCGTGCTCATCCCCGTCAACCGGGTGGAGGGCATCACCAGCGCCCTGGTCGTGCCGAGCGGGCCGTTCCTGGCCGGGCAGAGCGTGTTCGTGGACCTGGCGGGCGAGACGATCGACCAGATGATCGCGGGGAGCCCGGTCGCGATGCACGTCACGCTCGACGAGACCTCGAAGGAGGCCGGCTCGGGAGCGCGCGCTGGCACGCTGGCCCGGCTGCGCCGGATCCTCGGCGACGCCCGCGCCTACGCCTCGCGCCGCGCCGACTTCGAGCGGCGGCAGATGCGCGATCTGGCGGCCTCGCAGGCCGACCTCGAGGCGCTCCAGCCGGTGCTGGCCGGCCGAATGCCGCTGGTCGTCACCGCGCATCGGGTCTTCGACATCCGCAACGCGATGCGCGTGGCGCGGGAGTTCGGCCTGCGGATCGTGTTGGCCGGCGCCACCGAGGGTTGGGAGATCGCGGACGAGATCGCGCGGGCCGGCGTGCCGGTCCTGGTCGAACCGATCGCCAACATCCCCAGCTTCAACCAGCTCGGCGCGCGGTACGAGAACGCGGCGCGGCTGGCGGCGGCCGGGGTCAGGATCGCGATCGTGACCGGAGGCTACGGCGACGGCACGACGCACAACGTGCGCCTCATCAAGCAGGAGGCCGGCACCGCGGTGTCGTACGGCCTTCCATACGAGTCCGCCCTCTATGCCGTCACCCTCGCGCCCGCGGAGATCTTCGGCATGAGCGACCGCTACGGCTCGCTCCAGCCGGGACGGGTGGCCAACGTCGTGGTGTGGTCGGGGGATCCGTTCGAGTTCTCGACCGGAGTGGAGCACGTCTTCATCCGCGGCCGCGAGATCCCGCTCACCAGCCGCCAGACCGAGCTGCTGGAGCGCTACCGGACCCTGCCGCCTCGCTGGTAG
- a CDS encoding amidohydrolase family protein: MALLLTACARAAGAPQPAPVPAVATATTAAAAAVRAPRQPPAQGPQPYRDTLSFDREQYPSTYRPRPSPPVLIRNATILTATGVEIERGSILLQDGRISAVGADLPAPAGAIVVDGTGKFVTPGLIDTHSHLGVHAAPGTAAEDNGNESTNPNTAQVWAEHSFWPQDPQLPLAQAGGVTTIQVLPGSANLIGGRSVTMHVVPGRTVQDMKFPGAPYGVKMACGENPKRVYGRRNSAPSTRMGNMAGYRSAFIAAERYRRRWDAWNRDRTGDPPERDLQLETLAGVLRGRILVQNHCYRADEMAQMMDLGREFGFHIRSFHHAVEAYKIADVLARENVASSVWADWWGFKMEAFDGVQQNAALITQAGARAVIHSDDERGIQRLNQEAAKAMWSGRRAGISITRDQALRWVTANPAWVIGLDSVIGTLEVGKNADVVVWNGDPFSVYARAELVYVDGALMYDRNDAATWWRTDFELGNVPAAGRDR; this comes from the coding sequence ATGGCGCTCCTGCTGACCGCTTGCGCGCGCGCGGCAGGAGCGCCGCAGCCGGCGCCGGTGCCCGCCGTCGCCACGGCGACGACCGCCGCGGCCGCCGCGGTGCGGGCGCCAAGGCAGCCGCCGGCGCAGGGCCCTCAGCCGTATCGCGACACCTTGTCGTTCGACCGGGAACAGTACCCGTCCACCTACCGCCCGCGGCCGTCGCCGCCGGTGCTCATCCGCAATGCCACGATCCTCACCGCGACGGGAGTCGAGATCGAGCGCGGCTCCATCCTCCTGCAAGACGGAAGGATCAGCGCGGTGGGAGCGGACCTGCCGGCCCCGGCGGGCGCGATCGTCGTGGACGGCACCGGCAAGTTCGTGACGCCGGGACTCATCGACACCCATTCGCACCTCGGCGTGCATGCGGCGCCGGGGACGGCCGCCGAGGACAACGGCAACGAGTCCACGAACCCCAACACCGCGCAGGTGTGGGCGGAACACTCGTTCTGGCCGCAGGACCCTCAGCTGCCACTCGCCCAGGCCGGCGGCGTCACCACGATCCAGGTGCTGCCCGGCTCCGCGAACCTCATCGGCGGCCGCAGCGTCACCATGCACGTGGTCCCCGGCCGGACGGTGCAGGACATGAAGTTCCCCGGCGCGCCGTATGGGGTGAAGATGGCGTGCGGCGAGAACCCGAAGCGCGTCTACGGCCGCCGAAACAGTGCGCCCTCCACGCGCATGGGGAACATGGCCGGCTACCGCTCGGCCTTCATCGCCGCGGAACGGTACCGGCGCCGCTGGGACGCGTGGAACCGCGATCGCACCGGCGACCCCCCTGAGCGCGACCTCCAGCTCGAGACCCTCGCCGGCGTGCTCCGCGGCCGGATCCTGGTCCAGAACCACTGCTACCGCGCCGACGAGATGGCGCAGATGATGGACCTGGGACGCGAATTCGGGTTCCACATCCGCTCGTTCCACCACGCGGTCGAGGCGTACAAGATCGCCGACGTGCTGGCGCGCGAGAATGTCGCCTCCTCGGTGTGGGCGGACTGGTGGGGCTTCAAGATGGAAGCGTTCGACGGAGTGCAGCAGAACGCGGCCCTGATCACCCAGGCTGGAGCGCGCGCCGTCATCCACTCCGACGACGAGCGCGGGATCCAGCGCCTCAACCAGGAGGCGGCGAAGGCGATGTGGTCCGGGCGACGGGCCGGCATCTCGATCACGCGCGACCAGGCGCTCCGCTGGGTCACCGCGAATCCGGCGTGGGTGATCGGGCTGGATTCCGTGATCGGCACGCTGGAGGTGGGCAAGAACGCCGACGTGGTGGTCTGGAACGGCGATCCGTTCTCGGTATACGCGCGGGCGGAGCTCGTCTACGTGGACGGCGCGCTGATGTACGACCGGAACGATGCGGCGACGTGGTGGAGGACGGATTTCGAGCTGGGGAATGTGCCTGCCGCCGGGAGGGATCGGTGA